A portion of the Tiliqua scincoides isolate rTilSci1 chromosome 3, rTilSci1.hap2, whole genome shotgun sequence genome contains these proteins:
- the PWWP2B gene encoding PWWP domain-containing protein 2B isoform X2, with product MSEDQEPVQVETERWSPDEKSSKANGKEKIPPLLPPPLSGNAPPYPPYFEGAPFPPPLWLRHTYNQWVPQPPPRTIKRTKRRLSRNRDPGRLIMSTIRLRPRRVLCEKCKNTLNPEEGSKAGLNTKTKRKLSIEDKEQKRHSESDCVEKRSKREKREEEKFSRELLRRTPVIKISYSTPQGKGEVVKIPSRVHGSGKPFCSQRLLQNGGEDQEEARDSEQYPETKCFMDRSSSGHFASIPKLKLTRPVHSSTDVPPPKIRLKPHRINEGDGVSIYKAELIDEMNVLPGSRDSHAATDFYADESAERSLAEMSSGSSCEDDYFKRFSQGKDGHDNLAFLMNYRKRKADSSSLSVCSNDSLDESKSSSSEVTSPEMCDFLPGDDASVSSSSKDERKIVPPLTVRLNTQSVSKCVTEDGRTISVGDVVWGKIHGFPWWPARVLDISLSQKENGDPSWQEAKVSWFGSPTTSFLSLSKLFPFSEYFKLRFNRKKKGMYRKAITEAAKAVEHLTPEIKDLLTQFET from the coding sequence ATGTCTGAAGACCAAGAACCTGTACAGGTGGAGACTGAACGGTGGTCTCCAGATGAGAAGTCCTCCAAGGCCAATGGCAAGGAGAAAATTCCTCCGCTCTTACCTCCACCACTATCGGGCAATGCTCCCCCGTACCCTCCCTATTTTGAGGGAgcacctttcccccctccattaTGGTTAAGGCACACATATAATCAGTGGGTGCCTCAGCCACCCCCAAGAACTATAAAAAGGACAAAGAGACGCTTGTCCCGAAATAGAGACCCGGGCAGGCTTATCATGAGCACCATTAGGCTGAGACCAAGGCGAGTACTTTGTGAAAAGTGTAAGAACACTCTGAATCCTGAGGAGGGTAGCAAAGCCGGGCTAAACACTAAAACCAAGAGGAAGCTAAGCATTGAGGATAAGGAGCAAAAAAGGCACAGTGAATCTGACTGTGTAGAGAAAAGGAGCAAGAGAGAGAAGCGAGAAGAAGAGAAATTCTCTAGGGAGCTGCTGCGTCGGACTCCAGTTATCAAAATATCTTACAGCACCCCACAAGGTAAAGGGGAGGTGGTGAAAATTCCTTCCCGGGTTCATGGCTCAGggaagccattttgttctcagcgACTACTACAGAATGGAGGGGAGGACCAAGAGGAGGCTAGAGACTCGGAACAGTATCCAGAAACCAAATGCTTTATGGACAGGTCGTCGAGCGGTCACTTTGCGTCCATTCCAAAGTTGAAATTAACCAGGCCTGTGCATTCCAGCACAGATGTGCCACCTCCAAAAATCAGGCTGAAGCCCCATCGAATAAATGAGGGGGATGGTGTCTCAATATATAAAGCAGAACTTATTGATGAAATGAACGTCCTTCCGGGTAGCAGAGACTCTCATGCTGCTACTGATTTTTATGCCGACGAGTCTGCCGAGAGAAGTTTAGCTGAGATGTCTTCGGGGAGTTCCTGTGAAGACGACTACTTCAAAAGGTTTTCCCAAGGTAAAGACGGACACGATAACTTGGCCTTTCTTATGAATTATCGTAAGAGGAAAGCGGATTCTTCTAGCTTATCGGTGTGTAGCAATGACAGCCTAGACGAATCTAAATCTTCTAGCTCAGAAGTAACATCACCAGAAATGTGTGACTTTTTACCTGGTGATGATGCATCTGTCTCGTCATCTTCGAAAGACGAGCGTAAAATTGTGCCCCCGTTGACCGTTAGACTGAACACACAAAGTGTCTCCAAATGTGTCACCGAAGATGGAAGAACTATTTCAGTGGGGGATGTTGTTTGGGGTAAAATTCACGGCTTCCCTTGGTGGCCGGCCCGCGTCCTTGACATCAGTCTTAGCCAGAAGGAGAATGGAGATCCTTCCTGGCAGGAAGCAAAAGTTTCATGGTTTGGTTCTCCAACAACGTCTTTCTTGTCTCTGTCCAAACTCTTCCCTTTCTCTGAATATTTCAAACTCCGATTTAATCGTAAGAAGAAAGGGATGTATCGGAAAGCTATTACTGAAGCTGCCAAAGCAGTGGAACATCTGACTCCAGAAATAAAAGATCTCttaacacaatttgaaacataa
- the PWWP2B gene encoding PWWP domain-containing protein 2B isoform X1, with protein sequence MEEADAKEPQVGSWLPVLVEQMVNDTLVVTLSCGERRFTGILLDCTKKSGLFCVPPASIPKTDEPSNHTCTNRMSEDQEPVQVETERWSPDEKSSKANGKEKIPPLLPPPLSGNAPPYPPYFEGAPFPPPLWLRHTYNQWVPQPPPRTIKRTKRRLSRNRDPGRLIMSTIRLRPRRVLCEKCKNTLNPEEGSKAGLNTKTKRKLSIEDKEQKRHSESDCVEKRSKREKREEEKFSRELLRRTPVIKISYSTPQGKGEVVKIPSRVHGSGKPFCSQRLLQNGGEDQEEARDSEQYPETKCFMDRSSSGHFASIPKLKLTRPVHSSTDVPPPKIRLKPHRINEGDGVSIYKAELIDEMNVLPGSRDSHAATDFYADESAERSLAEMSSGSSCEDDYFKRFSQGKDGHDNLAFLMNYRKRKADSSSLSVCSNDSLDESKSSSSEVTSPEMCDFLPGDDASVSSSSKDERKIVPPLTVRLNTQSVSKCVTEDGRTISVGDVVWGKIHGFPWWPARVLDISLSQKENGDPSWQEAKVSWFGSPTTSFLSLSKLFPFSEYFKLRFNRKKKGMYRKAITEAAKAVEHLTPEIKDLLTQFET encoded by the exons ATGGAGGAGGCAGACGCGAAGGAGCCGCAGGTCGGCTCCTGGTTGCCCGTGCTGGTGGAGCAGATGGTGAACGACACCCTGGTGGTCACCTTGAGCTGCGGGGAGAGGCGCTTCACGGGGATCCTCCTGGATTGCACTAAAAA GTCTGGATTATTTTGTGTTCCTCCAGCTTCAATACCAAAGACAGATGAGCCTTCTAATCATACTTGCACTAACAGGATGTCTGAAGACCAAGAACCTGTACAGGTGGAGACTGAACGGTGGTCTCCAGATGAGAAGTCCTCCAAGGCCAATGGCAAGGAGAAAATTCCTCCGCTCTTACCTCCACCACTATCGGGCAATGCTCCCCCGTACCCTCCCTATTTTGAGGGAgcacctttcccccctccattaTGGTTAAGGCACACATATAATCAGTGGGTGCCTCAGCCACCCCCAAGAACTATAAAAAGGACAAAGAGACGCTTGTCCCGAAATAGAGACCCGGGCAGGCTTATCATGAGCACCATTAGGCTGAGACCAAGGCGAGTACTTTGTGAAAAGTGTAAGAACACTCTGAATCCTGAGGAGGGTAGCAAAGCCGGGCTAAACACTAAAACCAAGAGGAAGCTAAGCATTGAGGATAAGGAGCAAAAAAGGCACAGTGAATCTGACTGTGTAGAGAAAAGGAGCAAGAGAGAGAAGCGAGAAGAAGAGAAATTCTCTAGGGAGCTGCTGCGTCGGACTCCAGTTATCAAAATATCTTACAGCACCCCACAAGGTAAAGGGGAGGTGGTGAAAATTCCTTCCCGGGTTCATGGCTCAGggaagccattttgttctcagcgACTACTACAGAATGGAGGGGAGGACCAAGAGGAGGCTAGAGACTCGGAACAGTATCCAGAAACCAAATGCTTTATGGACAGGTCGTCGAGCGGTCACTTTGCGTCCATTCCAAAGTTGAAATTAACCAGGCCTGTGCATTCCAGCACAGATGTGCCACCTCCAAAAATCAGGCTGAAGCCCCATCGAATAAATGAGGGGGATGGTGTCTCAATATATAAAGCAGAACTTATTGATGAAATGAACGTCCTTCCGGGTAGCAGAGACTCTCATGCTGCTACTGATTTTTATGCCGACGAGTCTGCCGAGAGAAGTTTAGCTGAGATGTCTTCGGGGAGTTCCTGTGAAGACGACTACTTCAAAAGGTTTTCCCAAGGTAAAGACGGACACGATAACTTGGCCTTTCTTATGAATTATCGTAAGAGGAAAGCGGATTCTTCTAGCTTATCGGTGTGTAGCAATGACAGCCTAGACGAATCTAAATCTTCTAGCTCAGAAGTAACATCACCAGAAATGTGTGACTTTTTACCTGGTGATGATGCATCTGTCTCGTCATCTTCGAAAGACGAGCGTAAAATTGTGCCCCCGTTGACCGTTAGACTGAACACACAAAGTGTCTCCAAATGTGTCACCGAAGATGGAAGAACTATTTCAGTGGGGGATGTTGTTTGGGGTAAAATTCACGGCTTCCCTTGGTGGCCGGCCCGCGTCCTTGACATCAGTCTTAGCCAGAAGGAGAATGGAGATCCTTCCTGGCAGGAAGCAAAAGTTTCATGGTTTGGTTCTCCAACAACGTCTTTCTTGTCTCTGTCCAAACTCTTCCCTTTCTCTGAATATTTCAAACTCCGATTTAATCGTAAGAAGAAAGGGATGTATCGGAAAGCTATTACTGAAGCTGCCAAAGCAGTGGAACATCTGACTCCAGAAATAAAAGATCTCttaacacaatttgaaacataa